From the genome of Candidatus Nitrosocosmicus oleophilus, one region includes:
- the purB gene encoding adenylosuccinate lyase, protein MPILPIDSGRYGTKEMKDIFEEDRKLNYELIFESAVANAQAELQIIPMEASKNIEEVISSNKITVQRVKELESISDHDTAAIVEAISELCSESSKPWIHYGLTSNDVVDSSTSMQMRDVFKILESKLHQLINELLKKSTQYQDLPAVGRTHGQHASITSFGLKFAIWSNELLDHLIRIDEGKKRFLLCKTLGVVGTGSLMRENALEVQKIVAKKLDLFPVEAATQVIPRERYSEMLFTITLIALTLDKIAIEIRNLQRTEIGEVQEPFKKGQMGSSAVPVKKNPIKSERISSLARIVKSNLNVSLENIALWHERDLSNSANERFIIPMSSILVDDMITTMIKIIAGLKINKEKIVNNIELTKGQIFAEFVLQVLVLKGIPRFKAYRDIQSIAFNAVEKQEHFFDALIKEEEIIKNVSKEELEVIFNPQSQLSASNNIIRNIVNKAKQMNIS, encoded by the coding sequence AGATATGGAACAAAAGAAATGAAAGACATTTTTGAAGAAGATAGAAAACTAAATTATGAATTAATTTTTGAATCTGCAGTTGCAAATGCACAGGCTGAATTACAGATAATCCCAATGGAAGCTTCTAAAAATATTGAAGAGGTTATTTCATCTAATAAAATAACAGTACAAAGAGTTAAAGAATTAGAAAGCATAAGCGATCATGATACTGCTGCAATAGTAGAGGCAATAAGCGAGTTATGTTCAGAAAGTTCAAAACCTTGGATTCATTATGGCTTGACAAGTAATGATGTGGTAGACAGTAGTACCTCAATGCAGATGCGAGATGTATTTAAGATATTGGAATCAAAATTGCACCAGCTTATCAACGAATTACTAAAAAAATCAACACAATATCAAGACTTGCCTGCGGTAGGCAGAACTCATGGACAACATGCAAGTATTACTTCCTTCGGACTTAAATTTGCCATTTGGTCAAATGAATTACTTGACCACCTAATAAGGATTGACGAAGGGAAAAAAAGATTCCTACTTTGCAAAACTCTGGGAGTTGTGGGAACAGGATCTTTGATGAGAGAGAATGCATTAGAGGTTCAAAAAATAGTTGCAAAGAAACTAGACCTCTTCCCCGTCGAAGCCGCAACACAAGTGATTCCAAGGGAGAGATATTCAGAAATGTTATTCACAATTACACTAATAGCATTAACATTAGACAAAATAGCCATCGAAATTAGAAACTTGCAGCGTACGGAGATAGGAGAAGTTCAAGAACCATTTAAGAAAGGCCAGATGGGAAGTAGCGCAGTACCAGTAAAAAAAAATCCAATAAAGAGCGAAAGAATCTCTTCATTGGCCAGAATCGTTAAATCAAATCTGAACGTTTCTTTAGAAAATATAGCATTATGGCATGAAAGAGATTTATCAAATTCGGCTAACGAACGTTTTATTATTCCAATGTCATCCATCCTGGTGGATGATATGATAACCACAATGATAAAGATCATCGCAGGTTTGAAAATAAACAAGGAAAAAATAGTAAATAATATAGAATTGACCAAGGGTCAAATATTTGCCGAATTTGTCCTGCAGGTTTTGGTATTAAAGGGTATTCCCAGATTCAAAGCATATAGAGATATTCAATCAATTGCCTTCAATGCAGTTGAAAAACAAGAACATTTTTTTGATGCTCTAATAAAAGAAGAAGAAATTATCAAAAATGTAAGCAAAGAGGAATTAGAAGTGATATTTAATCCCCAAAGTCAGCTTTCTGCATCTAATAACATTATAAGAAACATAGTGAATAAAGCGAAACAAATGAATATTTCCTAA